The sequence TTGTACTTTCCGGGTAACAGGACAATATTCTTATATGGGTAATCGAACACTCTCCGTTCGTGCTGAGCTTGTCGAAGCACGGTTGCGCGCACTCGTCCTTCGACAGGCTCAGGACGAACGGCAGAGCGGCCGGCGGATGAATGTTTCTCACGCGAAGGCGCGAAGGGCAGCGCGGCCTTGTTCCTTCGCGGCTTCGCGCCTTCGCGCGCGTTTTGGAGGATAGAATCGCTCTTGGCGGAATGGCGCAATGTTTGTGAAACACGCATAATATCCATGGACCCAAACATGGACGATACCAAACTCTCCGCTCGTGCTGAGCCTGTCGAAGCACGAGTGCGCGCGAACATGCTTCGACAAGCTCAGGACGAACGGGAGAGAGCGGCGCGAAGGAATGTTCTCGCGCGAAGGCGCGAAGACACGAAGGGTGGCGTGCGACCTTGTTCCTTCGCGGCTTCGCGCCTTCGCGCCTTCGCGCGCATTTTGGAGGATGGGATCGCTCTTGGCGGAATGGCGCAATGTTTATGAAACACGCATAATATCCATGAGACCCGCTCAAGGACAATGCCAAACTCTCCGTTCGTGCTGAGCCTGTCGAAGCACGGTTGCGCGCACTCGTCCTTCGACAGGCTCAGGACGAACGGGAGGAGGTTGCGTATTTGGCGGGGCGGTCTCTAGGGTCGGATAGCAAAGGCTGGAGGTCCTGAAACGAGTTCAGGATGACGATGTATCCCGCGACCCGAGCGCAAAAGAAAAGCCCGGCGGCTGCGGGTCACGCGGCCACCGGGCTTTCCTACAGTTGGTTTCGCCTAGAAACGGTCGGCGTTCATCACCTTGGTCCAGGCCGCCGCAAAATCCTCGACAAATTGCTGATCCGCATCATCCGCTGCATAGACCTCGGACACGGCCCGCAATTCCGAATTCGATCCGAAAATCAGATCCACCGGCGTCGCGGTCCAGACCAGTTTGTCCGTCTCGCGGTCGCGACCCTCGTACAGTCCGGGATTTTCGCCGGATTTCGACCATTTGGTTTTCATGTCGAGCAGGTTGACGAAAAAGTCGTTGCTCAGCTGGCCGGGACTATCGGTGAACACGCCGTGGGACGACTTGCCCGCATTGGCGTTCAGCGTCCGCAACCCACCGACCAGCACCGTCATTTCCGGTACGGTCAGGTTGAGCGCGTCGGCCTTGTCCACCAGCGCTGCCGCTGGCGCCATGTCGGCACCGGAGGCATAATAGTTGCGGAAGCCATCGGCCTTCGGTTCGAGATAGGCGAAGGAGGCCGCATCCGTCTGCTCCTGCGTGGCATCGACCCGGCCGGGCGTGAACGGCAGGCTGATCTTGTGGCCAGCCTTGCTCGCGGCCTGTTCGACCGCTGCATTGCCGCCCAGGACGATCAGGTCAGCAAGCGAGACCTGCTTGCCGCCTGAAGCGCTCCGGTTGAAATCCGTCCGGATCGTTTCCAGCTTGCCCAGCACCTTGTCCAGCTCCGCCTTGTCGTTGACGGCCCAGTCGCGTTGCGGGTCCAGCCGCAGCCGCGCGCCATTGGCCCCGCCGCGCATATCGCTGCCCCGGAAGGTCGAGGCCGAAGCCCATGCCGTCCGCACCAGCTCGGGCGTCGTCAGACCAGAGGCCAGAATTTTCGACTTGAGCTGTGCCACATCCGCGTCACCGATCATCGCATAGTCTGCCGCCGGCAACGGATCCTGCCAGATGAAGCTCTGGCTCGGCACATCGGCACCGAGATAGCGGGCCGAGGGACCGAGATCGCGATGGGTCAACTTGAACCAGGCGCGGGCGAAGGCCGCCGCGAATTCGTCGGGGTTCTCATGCCAATGTTCGGCGATCTTGCGGAAACCGGGGTCTTCCTTGATCGCGATATCGGTGGTGAACATGATCGGCGCATGGGTCTTGCCCGGAATATGCGCGTCGGGGACCATGTTGGCGGCGTTCGGATCGCTCGGGATCCACTGCGTCGCACCGGCAGGGCTCTTGACCTTGACCCATTCGAACCCGAACAGATTGTCGAGATACTGGTTGGTAAACGCAATCGGATTGGCCGACCACGCGCCTTCGAGACCGCTGGTAATCGTGTCCTCGGCATTGCCCTTGCCGCATTTATTGGCCCAGCCCATGCCCTGAGCTTCAATACCGGCAGCGGAAGGTTCGTCGCCCATGCATTCCTCTGGCTTGTGCGCGCCATGCGCCTTGCCGAACGTATGGCCACCGGCGATCAGCGCCAGCGTTTCCTCGTCATTCATCGCCATATTGCCGAATGCGCGCCGGATATCGGCAGCGGCCGAGATCGGATCATGATTGCCGTTCGGACCTTCCGGATTGACGTAGATCAGGCCCATTTGGGTGGCGGCGAGCGAACCCTTGAGATCGCCCTTGCCGTCGCGGCGATTGTCTTCCAGCATCTTCGCTTCGGGACCCCAGAACACCAGATCAGGCTGCCAGGCGTCGACGCGGCCACCGGCGAAACCGATGGTCTTGAAGCCCATATCCTCGAGCGAGACATTGCCGGTCAGCACCATCAGATCGCCCCAGGACAATTTCCGGCCATATTTCTGCTTGATCGGCCAGACCAGACGGCGCGCCTTGTCGAGGCTGACATTGTCGGGCCAGCTGTTAAGCGGTTCGAACCTTTGCTCGCCGCCATCAGAGCCACCGCGACCGTCACCGACGCGATAGGTACCGGCGCTGTGCCAGGCCATGCGGATGAAGAACGGACCATAATGACCATAATCGGCTGGCCACCAGTCTTGCGACGTGGTCAGGACCTTGCGGATATCTTCCTTGACCGCAGCGAGATCGAGCGTGGCGAATTCGGCTGCATAATCATAGTCCGGTCCATAGGGATTGGACTGTGCCTCATGCTGGCGAAGCGCCGCAAGATCGAGGCTCTGTGGCCACCAGTCCTTGTTGGACATGGCGCCCGGCGGATCCTGCACCACTGTCTTCTGGGCCTGGGCCGGACTGGCCATTACCAGCGGCGTCATCGACGCGGCCAGCAAGGCGAATAGCGAAACCTGTGATTTGAACATCTCTCTCTCCTGTTGTTTGTCCCGAATATCGTTGCGGAAGAAACTTTAGGCGCAGTCGAATGAATGTCGAAATCAGTAAATTTCCTGAGACTAATCGAAGTTGTCGATCATGATGCTGATGTTGAAATTGTGGCTGGCGAGGCAGGCTGCGGCGTTCTGCGCAGCGCGGAGGCGGTCTTGAAAGACACGGAACATGCGTCCTCTCCGAACACAAGAAAGAAGCCCGGCGGCCGGGTCGCTAAACCGCCGGACTTCTCCTGAATGCCCTTGAAGGGCAAGGTGCGACATCAGGATTGTATCGAGTGAAATGTTTCATCAGATCGATGCCGCAGGATTTTATTAACCGCGATTCTTCGCGGGCACTGTGATCGCAATCACTGGCCAAAAGAAAAATCGGCGCGGTCAGATTTCCGGCGACACAGCGACCGCCACGACCGGGTTACACCGTACGTTTGGCCCGGTCTTTCTGGTTTTGGCCCTGAATTGCGTCCTTTGCCGCGTTCCATTCCTCGTCACCCCAGCCGAGCAGCTGCGAGAAATTGCCGCCGCTCGCGAGATAGCTGCCACCGTCAATGGCGATGGTCTGACCGGTGAGATATTCGACACCGGGGCCGAGCAGGAAAGTCGCGAGATTGGCCAGCTCGTGCATTTCGCCCGGGCGGTTGATCGGTGCACCGCTGCGTTTGCGGTCCTCGTCGCTGCCGGTCGGGTTCAGGCGGGCGGACATGCCCTCGGTCGGGAACAGGCCCGGCGCGATGGCGTTGAGGCGGATATTGTGACGCGCCCATTCTACCGCAAGGCTCTGGGTCATCACGTTGATCCCGGCCTTGGACATCGCGCTCGGCACGGTGAAGGCGCTGCCGTTCCACACCCAGGTGGTCAGGATCGACACGACATTGCCGCGGGTCCCGCCCTCGATCCAGCGCTTGCCGATATCGTGGGTCATATAGAATGTGCCGCGGAAGACGATATTGGCAATCGCGTCGAAACCCCGGATCGAGAGATCTTCGGTGCGGGAAATGAAATTGCCGGCGGCATTGTTGATCAGGCCCGTGAGCGGACCATGTTGCTGCCAGATGATGTCGTTCATCTCGCTGATCATCTCGGCGCTGCGGATATCGCAGGGATGCGGAACGACTTTTCCGCCATGTTTTTCGACCAGTTCCTCGGCCGTTGCCTTGCACACATCGCCGCGCCGGCCGCAGATATGCACCTCCGCGCCCAGTTTGAGCAGGCCTTCGGCCATTTCCTTGCCAAGACCGGTGCCGCCGCCGGTTACGAGAATGCGTTCGCCCTTCATCAGGCCGTCGCGGAACATGAGTTTGCTGGTGTCCATATCATCCTGTCCTATTTTCTGGTTATGGCGACCATGCGAGATGAGTCGCCATAATCAAACTAGCAGTAATGATGCGGCAGAACAGGGGTATGTCGGGACAGGTCCCGGCGGTGCGGGCACGCAGAGGCGGCAGGCGGTGGCGGCCAAAAAAAACGGGAGCTTACCCGAAGATAAGCTCCCGCTGCGCCTCTGTTGGGGCAACCATCCTCTTGCGATTCCGGTGGCCGCTTGTTCGGCGTCGGGTTTCCGGTCCAGTGCGTTGATGGTCGGTTGTTATCCACGTGTCCGCTTGCGCTTCTTCGCTTCGGTTGCCGACCCGCAATTGGTCCAGTCACCTGATGATCCTTGTCCGTCTGATCCGTTCCGGCTTGCGCCTTCCCTTTTCGGACTTTCTCCGATCACCGACCGAGAGATCATTTTCCTTTTCTTGCGAAAAACAAACTGGTCGTCTCGACCATCTTCCGGTTCCCGGGCTGTCCTGCGGGTCATTGCTGACTGGTCGCTGGTTCGTCCGTTTCCCTTCCGATGACCTATATATGCTCCCCGATGCCGAGTCGCTCCTAGGAGAAAAACGGAAGTTATCCACAGGCTATCCAGTTAGCGGTGGAAAACTCCTGCCGATACGGTGGATAAGCTTGGGATTCGGGATGACCAGCGGATTTTAGGGGATTTGTCCGCTGGTCCGGCTCTTTTCAAGGGAGGGGATGAATAAAGAACCGGACCTTTGGACCAATCCCGGCGCCTCGTTCGGGAGGAGGAGGAGGCTGCCGGGATTGTAACTTCTTGCCTCAGACCTGGACCGTCGAGAACAGCACGATGCTGCTGGCGGAGAGGGCGGCGACAATATTGAAAAGCGTTTTCATGGATTTTCTCCTTATTTACAAACGCCTGTCAAACATCTCTTTTCCTGCGTAACTTACAGGCTGCAGATGGTCGCATGGTCATTAGGTTTCAATTGAAAATGGAGAATTAACTGTTGCGTGTTTTGCAACCGGGAATTCCGTTTCACCGGTGCCAATTGAAACCTAACCTGTTGTATTTGCTAAAACAGGTCCTTCAGCAGCTTCTTTCCCTTGTCGAGCGGGTCGCTGCGGAACTTGGATTCCTCATTCGCAATATAGGCGAAAATGCCATCCATCGTCTGGTCGGTGACGCTATCGGTCAGGCCGTCGCGCGAGAGATCTGCACCGCCCAGCCGGGCCAGCGAAGAAACCGATCCGAGCTTTTCGACCTGCTGGTAGGCGCCCAGTTCGGTCAGGGCTTTTTCAACCAGCGGACGGACCTTCGCCGCGAGCTCTTCGCCGGAGGTCCGCCGCAGATAGTCTGAACCGGCTTCATTGCCGCCGGTTACGATTCCGACCCCGTCCTGCAGGGTGAGGCCGTCAATCGCCGAGCGGAACACGGGTTTGGCTTCGAGCGCCGCCCGTCCGGCAGCATCGTTGAGCGTTTTGGTAATATCCTTGGTCAGACCGGCCTTGCTGGTGAAGCGCAGGATGCTCGTGGCCTTCTCCAGCGGACCGGGCAGCAGAATCCGCACCGCTTCGTCGGCATAGAAAGCACCGGGCTGGGACAGCTTGTCGAGCGCGTTGTCGGAGGCATCGCCCAATATGCTTTTCACGCCGGTGGATTGCGCCACCGCCGGTGTCGCGGCGAAAGAGACCATTGCCACCGGCGCTACCGCCAGAGCGAGCGAGGCAAGGATTCTTGCAGAGGTTGTTCCGTGACGCATGACCGTTTCTCCTGTTTATGTCAGGCGATCATAGCATATTCCGGTGGCCAGCCCCTGAACAATCAGGACGCCCTGGTAAAATCATGCAAATCCGCGGCTGCGCGCCGGCCTATTTCCGTTCGGAAAACTCCAGAACGCCCTTGGTCTCGTTGCCCGACAGTCCGGAGAGCGCCAGCGCGAACGGATCGCCTTCATCGGTCTCACCCGACAGGCTGGTTCCCTCGCGCGTCACCTTGAAATCATTGTCGGTCAATTGCTTCTCGTACCAGTCTGCCAACCCATCCACATCGATGGGAGCCTTGAAACCGATGCGGACCTTGCCGCCCTGCCCGTCCTTGTCCTCGATATCGAAACTCGTGACTTGGCTACCGGGATAGAGGTCGACATCGTTCATGTCGAAATCGTCGCTGTCGAGCGTGATCGACGGCAAGTCGATTTCCATCGAGAAACCATCCGCCTTGATCGAGAATTTGCTGTCTTCCCCGTCGCCGCCAATCTTGACTTTCTCGTCATCAGATTTGCTGTCATCACTGAAATCGATGGAGACGCCGGAACCGTCGCCGTCGTCAGCCTTGCTGCAAGCGGACAGGCCGAGCGGCAAGGCGGCCAATAAGATCAGATATTTTTTCGACATGGGTATTTCTCCAGACTGTATTGTTGTATTAATACAGTCTGGAGCTAAATTGGTCAAGCGGCAAAGCCGGATCAGCCGTCTATCGACGCTCCGGGATTAGCAGCATTGACGATTCCGCCATCGACGGGGATAGTCGTGCCGATGACATAATCGCCGGCCGAGCTTGCAAGGAACACTGCTGCCGAGGCCATATCCTCGGGCCGACCGATCCGCTTCGCCGGAATGCCTTTCTCGACCGCATCTTCGTGGTCGCGGGCCGCCTTGTTCATGGTCGAGGCAAAGGCACCGGGCGCGATGCCGGTCATGATGATATCTTCCTGCACCAGCTTCGAAGCCATTTTGCGGGTCAGATGAATGACCGCCGCTTTCGATGCCTGATAGCTGTAGGTTTCCCACGGGTTGACCTTCATGCCGTCAACCGACGCGATATTGATGACCTTGGCCGGGCGTTCGAAACTGGCGGCCGCCTTCAGCTGCGGGTGCAGCGCCTGGGTCAAAAAGAACAGGCCTTTGACATTGGTGTCCATGACCTTGTCCCAGCCGGATTCGGGGAAATCGACATATTCCGCGCCCCAGGCGACGCCGGCATTGTTGACGAGAATGTCGAGCTTCTCTTCGCGCGATGCAATTTCTGCGGCCAGCGCCTTGCAGCCTTCATAGGTAGAAATATCGCCCTGGATATAGGTGCAATTCTCGCCGAATTCGGTCGCCGCCGCTTCGCCCTGGTCCGCCTTGCGGCCGGAAATATAGACTTTTGCGCCCTGCGCGAGAAATCCTTCGGTGATCATCGCGCCGATGCCGCGCTGGCCGCCGGTGACAAGCGCCACACGGCCTTCGAGCGAGAAGAGTTTGTTAAAATCCATCGTCATTATCCCTTAATAGCCGTGCATTTCAGCAACGAGATTGGTGTGATAGTTCACATCACCCATGAACTCCTGCAGCGCGCGGTCGCGCTTCATATAGAGGCCGATGTCATATTCGTCGGTCATGCCAACGCCGCCGTGCATCTGAACGCCTTCCTTGACCGAGAGTGACGTGGCCTTGCCGGCCTTGGCTTTGGCGACCGAAACCATCAGATCCGCCTTGGACGAGCCTTCGTCGAGCATTTGCTGCGCTTTCAGAACGGCAGCGCGGGCAATTTCCATTTCGCTGTAGAGATGGGAGATGCGGTGCTGCAAGGCCTGGAACGAGCCGATCAGCTCGCCGAACTGACTCCGGCCCTTGATATAGTCGACGGTGATATCCATCGAGCCCGCGCCCACGCCGAGCGTTTCGGCAGCCGCGCCGGCGCGACCGGCATTCAGCAGGCGGCGCAAGACGGTATCACCATCGTCCACCTCGCCGATCACCGCGTCGGCATCGACCGTGACGCCGTCAAATTGCACATGTGCCGCCATCGCGCTGTCGACCAGCCGCGCGCTGTCCCGCGAGACGCCCGCCGCATTGGCATCAACCGCGAACAGGGTCAGGCCTTTGTCATCACCAGCCGCACCGCTGGTCCGCGCTGCAACGATCAGCATATCCGCAGAGCCGCCCTGCACGACAAATTGCTTTTTGCCATCCAGTTTGAAACCATTGCCTTCGCGGGTTGCGGCCATGCCGATCTGGTCGGGGCGATGTTTCGCGCCTTCGTCAATCGCCAGACCGAGAACCGTTTCGCCGGCCAGAATGCCCGGGAAATATTTGTCGCGCAGCGCCTTGCCGCCCGCATTGAGCGCTTCCACGCCCGCTACTGCCGTCGTCAAAAAGGGCGAAGGCGTCAGATTGCGTCCGATTTCTTCCAGCACCACACCCGCTTCGATATGACCGAGACCGAGGCCACCCTCGTCTTCGCCAATCATTATGCCGGTGAAGCCCATTTCGGCGAATTGCTTCCACAAAGCATGCGAGAAACCGTCTTTGCATTGCTTGTCCCGAAATTCGCGAAGATGCGCGACCGGCGCCTCGCCCTTCATAAACTCGGCTGCACTGTCGTGGAGCATCTGCTGGTCGTCGTTCAAATAAAGCGGCATGTTCTAGTCCTTGTCTGAAATTGTGCGCGGCGGGGTCGGGCACGAGCCGGTCCCGCCATCATGGCTATGGGATATCGCCTGTCAGGCGCCGGGCAGTCGCAATATCTGCTTGGATATGACGTTCAGCATCACTTCGCTGGTGCCGCCTTCGATACTGTTCGCCTTGGTCCGCAGCCAGCTGCGTGCGGTCATCCCGCCATTGGTCGCGTCGCTTTCCCATTCCAGCACTTCGCTGCCACCGGCCGACATGATCAGCTCGTGGCGGCGCTTGTTGATTTCGGTGCCGGCATATTTCATCATATTGGGCTGCGCCGGGTGGCAAAGCCCCGCCTTGAACGTATCGCCAAAGCGCTCGGCCATGGCGCGGAAGGCCAGCACTTCGATATCCATTTCCGCCATTTGGGCGCGCAGCATCGGATCGTCGAGACGACCCATTTCATCGCGGCCCACCTGGTCGGCAAATTTGGCGCCCAGCGATGTCGCGCCTTCCGAACCGCCGCCGGAAATCATGCTGCGCTCGTGGCCCAGCAGATATTTGGCAACGTCCCAGCCCTTGTTGACTTCATAGACGACCGAGGAAACGCCCTCGCCATATTCTTTCGGCACTTTGACATCATCGAAGAATGTCTCGCAGAAGGCCGACTGGCCGGAGATCAGAACGATCGGCTTGGTGCTGACGCCTTCGCTGGTCATGTCGAACAGCATGAAGGAAATGCCCTTGTGCTTTTCATTCTTGTCGGTGCGCGTCAGGCAGAAGATCCAGTCCGCCTTGTCGGCATAGCTAGTCCAGATTTTCTGGCCGTTGATCAGGAAATGATCGCCCTTGTCGACCGCGCTGGTTTGCAACGAGGCCAGATCGGAACCGGAACCCGGCTCGGAATAACCCTGGCACCAGCGGATTTCACCGCGGGCGATCGGCGGGAGAAAATGCTTCTTCTGTGCTTCGGTGCCGAAATGCAGCAATGCGGGGCCAAGCATCCAGATGCCGAAGCTCGACAAAGGCGACCGGCATTTGAGCCGGGCCATCTCCTGGCCGAGAATTTTTGCTTCAGCCCGTGACAATCCGCCACCGCCATATTCTTTCGGCCAGTCGGGAACCGTCCATCCCTTGGCCGCCATGATATCCAGCCATTCTTTCTGGCCCGGCTTGAAGGTCGCATTGCGTCCGCCCCAGACGGCGTCTTCTTCGCCTGTCATCGGCTCGCGCATCTCCGGCGGGCAATTGGCTTCGAGCCATGCGGCGGTCTCCGCGCGGAATGTTTCCAGATCGGACATCACGATTTTCCTTTTAATTGAGCAATTAAAGTTGGACTATCATAATTGCGTTGATCGATTCAATGATTCCCTTGGCCTGACGGCGAAAAAAAATCGGAGGATCGGACGCAGGACTGGTTCACCATCATCCGGCCTTGAGATTTCCGTAACGGAAACGAGGGCCGGCGGCACAAGTGATTGACGCTCACGGGCTTCATCGCTTTACTGCCGGAAAAAAACGGGAGCGCATGAGGATGAGATTCAAGGGCAAAACCGCCGTTATTACCGGTGGATCATCGGGCATAGGACGCGGCAGCGTCGAACTGTTCCTCCGCGAGGGCGCGACCGTCGTCATGGGCGATATCGACGAAGCGGAAGGCACCGCGATGATGTCGGCGATGGGCGAAAATTTTCTGTTCAAGACATGCGATGTCACGCAGGAAGCCGAGATCAAGGCGCTGATGGACTATGCGGCCGAAGAGACCGGCGGCATCGATATCGTGTTCAACAATGCCGGTGCCGGCGGTCCGCGGGCTCCGATAGACGAGATCAGCGGCGATGACTGGGATTTCGCCATGGCCCTGCTGCTGAAATCCGTCGCCATGGGTATCCGCCACGCCGCGCCGCATCTCAAGGCACGCGGCGGCGGAGCGATCGTCAATACCGCCTCCATCTGTTCCTTTCAGGCAGGCTATGGCCCGATTGCCTATTCCACCGCCAAGGCCGGTGTGCTGCACCTGACCAAGGTCGCCGCGGCCGAGCTCGCGCAATATAAGATCCGGGTAAACGCGATATGCCCGGGCTTTATCCAGACCAATATTTTCGCCTCCACCGTCGGCGCGAACAAGGAAGAGACGCAGGCAATCAATACGGTTCTCGGCCAGGCCGCTGCCAGCGCGCAGC comes from Sphingorhabdus sp. YGSMI21 and encodes:
- the katG gene encoding catalase/peroxidase HPI; translation: MFKSQVSLFALLAASMTPLVMASPAQAQKTVVQDPPGAMSNKDWWPQSLDLAALRQHEAQSNPYGPDYDYAAEFATLDLAAVKEDIRKVLTTSQDWWPADYGHYGPFFIRMAWHSAGTYRVGDGRGGSDGGEQRFEPLNSWPDNVSLDKARRLVWPIKQKYGRKLSWGDLMVLTGNVSLEDMGFKTIGFAGGRVDAWQPDLVFWGPEAKMLEDNRRDGKGDLKGSLAATQMGLIYVNPEGPNGNHDPISAAADIRRAFGNMAMNDEETLALIAGGHTFGKAHGAHKPEECMGDEPSAAGIEAQGMGWANKCGKGNAEDTITSGLEGAWSANPIAFTNQYLDNLFGFEWVKVKSPAGATQWIPSDPNAANMVPDAHIPGKTHAPIMFTTDIAIKEDPGFRKIAEHWHENPDEFAAAFARAWFKLTHRDLGPSARYLGADVPSQSFIWQDPLPAADYAMIGDADVAQLKSKILASGLTTPELVRTAWASASTFRGSDMRGGANGARLRLDPQRDWAVNDKAELDKVLGKLETIRTDFNRSASGGKQVSLADLIVLGGNAAVEQAASKAGHKISLPFTPGRVDATQEQTDAASFAYLEPKADGFRNYYASGADMAPAAALVDKADALNLTVPEMTVLVGGLRTLNANAGKSSHGVFTDSPGQLSNDFFVNLLDMKTKWSKSGENPGLYEGRDRETDKLVWTATPVDLIFGSNSELRAVSEVYAADDADQQFVEDFAAAWTKVMNADRF
- a CDS encoding SDR family oxidoreductase — translated: MDTSKLMFRDGLMKGERILVTGGGTGLGKEMAEGLLKLGAEVHICGRRGDVCKATAEELVEKHGGKVVPHPCDIRSAEMISEMNDIIWQQHGPLTGLINNAAGNFISRTEDLSIRGFDAIANIVFRGTFYMTHDIGKRWIEGGTRGNVVSILTTWVWNGSAFTVPSAMSKAGINVMTQSLAVEWARHNIRLNAIAPGLFPTEGMSARLNPTGSDEDRKRSGAPINRPGEMHELANLATFLLGPGVEYLTGQTIAIDGGSYLASGGNFSQLLGWGDEEWNAAKDAIQGQNQKDRAKRTV
- a CDS encoding DUF4197 domain-containing protein translates to MRHGTTSARILASLALAVAPVAMVSFAATPAVAQSTGVKSILGDASDNALDKLSQPGAFYADEAVRILLPGPLEKATSILRFTSKAGLTKDITKTLNDAAGRAALEAKPVFRSAIDGLTLQDGVGIVTGGNEAGSDYLRRTSGEELAAKVRPLVEKALTELGAYQQVEKLGSVSSLARLGGADLSRDGLTDSVTDQTMDGIFAYIANEESKFRSDPLDKGKKLLKDLF
- a CDS encoding SDR family oxidoreductase — translated: MDFNKLFSLEGRVALVTGGQRGIGAMITEGFLAQGAKVYISGRKADQGEAAATEFGENCTYIQGDISTYEGCKALAAEIASREEKLDILVNNAGVAWGAEYVDFPESGWDKVMDTNVKGLFFLTQALHPQLKAAASFERPAKVINIASVDGMKVNPWETYSYQASKAAVIHLTRKMASKLVQEDIIMTGIAPGAFASTMNKAARDHEDAVEKGIPAKRIGRPEDMASAAVFLASSAGDYVIGTTIPVDGGIVNAANPGASIDG
- a CDS encoding acyl-CoA dehydrogenase family protein, which produces MPLYLNDDQQMLHDSAAEFMKGEAPVAHLREFRDKQCKDGFSHALWKQFAEMGFTGIMIGEDEGGLGLGHIEAGVVLEEIGRNLTPSPFLTTAVAGVEALNAGGKALRDKYFPGILAGETVLGLAIDEGAKHRPDQIGMAATREGNGFKLDGKKQFVVQGGSADMLIVAARTSGAAGDDKGLTLFAVDANAAGVSRDSARLVDSAMAAHVQFDGVTVDADAVIGEVDDGDTVLRRLLNAGRAGAAAETLGVGAGSMDITVDYIKGRSQFGELIGSFQALQHRISHLYSEMEIARAAVLKAQQMLDEGSSKADLMVSVAKAKAGKATSLSVKEGVQMHGGVGMTDEYDIGLYMKRDRALQEFMGDVNYHTNLVAEMHGY
- a CDS encoding acyl-CoA dehydrogenase family protein: MSDLETFRAETAAWLEANCPPEMREPMTGEEDAVWGGRNATFKPGQKEWLDIMAAKGWTVPDWPKEYGGGGLSRAEAKILGQEMARLKCRSPLSSFGIWMLGPALLHFGTEAQKKHFLPPIARGEIRWCQGYSEPGSGSDLASLQTSAVDKGDHFLINGQKIWTSYADKADWIFCLTRTDKNEKHKGISFMLFDMTSEGVSTKPIVLISGQSAFCETFFDDVKVPKEYGEGVSSVVYEVNKGWDVAKYLLGHERSMISGGGSEGATSLGAKFADQVGRDEMGRLDDPMLRAQMAEMDIEVLAFRAMAERFGDTFKAGLCHPAQPNMMKYAGTEINKRRHELIMSAGGSEVLEWESDATNGGMTARSWLRTKANSIEGGTSEVMLNVISKQILRLPGA
- a CDS encoding SDR family NAD(P)-dependent oxidoreductase, producing the protein MRFKGKTAVITGGSSGIGRGSVELFLREGATVVMGDIDEAEGTAMMSAMGENFLFKTCDVTQEAEIKALMDYAAEETGGIDIVFNNAGAGGPRAPIDEISGDDWDFAMALLLKSVAMGIRHAAPHLKARGGGAIVNTASICSFQAGYGPIAYSTAKAGVLHLTKVAAAELAQYKIRVNAICPGFIQTNIFASTVGANKEETQAINTVLGQAAASAQPVARPGVPADIAEAAAYLASDAAGFVTGTHILVDGGMLVGTQGSWDPEVPGMLDAILPEHLR